The DNA sequence TTCTCGTGAACTCGTGACGGGGTGGGAGCTGCGTCAGGCGGTCAACTGGCGGGGGGAGCCCGTCCCGTCGCTGATCTTGATCTTGCGCGGCCTGGCCTTCTCCGAGATCGGCAGCCGGAGGGTGAGGACGCCCGCGTCGTAGGTGGCGTCGATCCGCTCGGTGTCGAGGGTGTCCCCCAGGATGAGCTGACGGGTGTGGAGGCCGGAGGGGCGCTCCGAGGCGATCAGTTCGGCGCCTTCGGGGGCCGGGGAGCGGCGCTCGGCGCGGACG is a window from the Streptomyces luomodiensis genome containing:
- a CDS encoding Hsp20/alpha crystallin family protein → MLMRTDAFRELDRLSQQLLGTAARPAAMPMDAYRAGDEFVVHFDLPGIDPDTIDLDVERNVLTVRAERRSPAPEGAELIASERPSGLHTRQLILGDTLDTERIDATYDAGVLTLRLPISEKARPRKIKISDGTGSPRQLTA